The sequence TTATTTGGTGCTGAATTATCGAAGATGGAAATTATAGATCTGATTCTAAAATAGAGGGAATCAGGAATTTGATAAAAGCTGCTGTGATGTTTTAATGCTCGTTGTGTAGATCCGGAAGCTGTAGCTGACACTAATTGTCTTATGTTAGGGGATCAAAGAGGGATGCCTGTGGATTTGTGCTTTTTGGGTTTTCGTTATATACTGTTTGATTGAAAATTGCATCTTGGAGCACGGTTTATGCATTTGTgcataattcatgctttgagcaTCTTATGAATACAGTTAAGAGCTCATGGTCTAATTTTAATACTAATTGTTAAACGACACTAAGCTAAGCAATACATTTGTGCTAACAGTAGCTTTAAAAAGCGTCAAGGTTCATGGACTTCTTTGAAATGATGTGACAAATTAtgggaaatttaaaaaaaagaatcaaatagcTATGAATTTAGTACAGTAAGAAATGGTCTATCCAATAATGCCGATATTTATCCAGCTTCTCAAAGTTGAGATTCAGAGAAGCAACCGATTCTTTTTGGAATCACTTTGTGTACCATTGTTTGAAGCGCAAACTTTTCTAAAGCGCATGGGTTCATCCATGAAGCCATAACCCTCGCTTATACTTCATTGCTCTAAGCGACAAAACGATGTCGTTTAATTACATTGGCTAAGACTTGATTTGGCTTTGAGTGTTTGTAGATTAGGGTGAGAGGGAGGGGAAGATAGTGAAACTTGATTTCTCTTATGAGGGAATGCTAGCTTATCTGCTCAAAGGTTTAAATTACTGAGGATTGGTAATATGGTTGAAAATGAGAAAATGCATGGGACAATGGCCACTGCTTTGCAGCTTCTAGTCTCTCCATTTATCAGCCGAGGTAGAATTCTGGCAGTAGTTATCTTATTGTAGTTGTATGTAGGAATATTATGAAATTAGTTGCAGAAATATGCATATAACatattataacaacaacaacaaagccagtgtaatctcacaagtggggtctagggagggtagtgtgtaatacgcagaccttacccctaccttgaaggtagagaggttgtttcagATAGACTCTCGTTTCAAGAGAGACGAAAAGAAAGGCAGTAGCACCAAGCATTAACAACAAGCTAGTAGGAGAACAAGCGGGAAAAAAGAGCAAGTAATAATAGAAATCTGACAATAATGAAATACAAGGCTAACACTAATACACTCGACTACCTACTAGCCTTCTACCTTgatctcgacctccacaccttcctatcaagagtTATGTCCTAGGTAAGCTGAAGCAACGACATATCTCGCCTAATTACTTTACCCCAATGCTTtttcggcctacctctacctcttctcaaCCCCACCAGGGCCAGCCTCTCGCACCTCCTAACTGGGGCATCTGCGTTTCTTCTCATCACATGCCCATTCCATCTAAGtgttgcttcccgcatcttgtccatCACCCGGGACACTCCCACTTTGGCCCGaatcttcattcctaatcctaTCCCTCCTGGTATACCCACATatctatctcaacatcctcatttctgctactttcatcttctggagtTGCGAGTTTTTGACTGGCCAACGCTcatccccatacaacatagtcggtctaaccactaTTCTGTAACACTTGCCTTTAAGTCTAGGTGGCACATTTGCATATAACATAATACAAATATAATAGATTAATGTTAATAGAAAACTTGTATAAGTTACACCTTATCCAATATGCTTTTTTTTTGGTGGAGGATACTACACGAACGCAGAAGGATCTAAAACCTTACTCTTTTGTTCCACGATAATTCTGAGAAAAATAATGTGTCATGACCTTTTCTTAGGCAGCCCGCAGCCCTACATAACTCAACAAAACAATAAAATTCTTGGTCAGGCATGGAAAAAGATGATTCCATTTTCCCTGCTTAAGAAGATTTATTCCATTCTCTATTTACCCCCCAAAAAAGGGGGGTGGGGAAAGGAGGGCATCAAGATGGTTTCAGCTCAAGCTTTCAACTTCAGCTGGCAATGCAAAGTTTGTCATCGGCATTGGAGTTGAAGCAGAACTACCTTGATGGACTGGTGTTAAGTAATTTGGAATATGCATTTTGTTGATGGACTGGTAGCCAATACAAGAGGACCAAAAAATGCGCACCAGATTGTTAATATGACATGGGATTATGATACAGTCCCTAGTACAACATACCCTTTAGTTTATGCTTatcaaattgaaagaaaaaatctTTGCAGAGTTTCTCCCTTGAAAATGCTTAAATTGTTTTATGCATGATAAAGACTCTTGAAAATGCTTAAATTGTTTTATGAATGATTAAAAACTAAGTTCTTCCACGTTTGCAATCTCAATCATTATCTCACTATTGACAGGAATATAAGTAACAAGGAAATAGAGTTAAAAATTTGCCTTTACCTCCAAGTTTGATAGGAGCTTTGAGTTTTAATCAGTTGCCCAGTTATATTTTTCGAGGAAATTGTTCGTGTTAATATTTCATTAAGATCTGTATTTGTCTTTAACCTACTGATAAAAAAAAGTCGCTGTTGATGTGTAGCGTATTGGCCACTTACAACAATTGTTTGTTTCCGGAAACCAACCAAATGGCTGGTTTCCGTAAGCAATTTTTCAAACTCAAAAGaaaccatttttttttctttttaaattttgatcAGGTAAAGTAACTCGTACAACCCACTTTTTCTAAAACTAGTTCTTAACTCAGACATTGCTTTCCAAagaataaaatcaaaacaaaccaaaaaaaaaaaaaatcaaaatcaaaataaaacaaaaccgAATTGTTTTTCTGAACCAGACAATGGAACATGGAAACTCTTGTTTTGCTGTTGttttttttgctttatttggATATCTTATTGGTACATTCTGGAACTGTGGCTGCAATTCTTTGGATAGTTGTTGGTAAAATAAAAAGATTCTTTTGGTAGTTGTTACTTGTTCGCAAACTTCCAACAATTTTCAAATGTTTCAGGTTTCTCATCTAATTCAGTTTCTCCCGCACATCAGACGGGTTTAGTCTCAGATCTGCCAGCGACAGTGGCTGCTATTAAGAATCCCAGTTCAAAAATTGTATATGATGATAGCAACCATGAGCGTTATCCACCTGGTGACCCCAGCAAACGTGCATTTGCTTACTTTGTTTTGACAGGAGGCAGGTTTGTCTATGCCTCATTGGTTCGCCTCCTGATTCTTAAGTTTGTTCTGAGCATGTCTGCCAGTAAAGATGTCCTTGCACTTGCTTCTCTTGAGGTGGATCTTTCCAGCATTGAACCTGGGACAACTGTTACTGTCAAGTGGCGTGGGAAGCCTGTTTTCATCAGACGCCGCACTGAGGAGGACATCAATTTGGCGAACAGTGTTGATCTTGGCTCCCTTCGCGACCCACAACAAGATGCTGAGAGGGTCAAAAATCCAGAATGGCTTGTAGTCATCGGGGTATGTACTCATTTAGGGTGCATACCTTTACCAAATGCTGGTGattttggtggttggttttgccCATGCCATGGCTCCCACTATGACATCTCTGGTAGGATTCGCAAAGGACCTGCACCATATAATCTGGAGGTGCCTACCTACAGTTTCATGGAGGAGAACAAGTTACTTATTGGTTGAGAAATTTTGTCTAAGTTGCAGGACAACTTGTAGCTGCTGGACCTAAATTGGATCTTGCGTTTAGCTTCTTCAGTTATACATGGATTGTATTTACTGACCAGTACTGGTAGCACGCTATTTTGGGTGAATAATTCTGCTGGCTGCTTGTTAAGAGATTTCTCATGTTTCAAATTTATTCtgaataaactttttaaaaattctCTGTTTACTAGTCCAAATATGTTATTGAGGTGCATTAACTTTTTCTTTTGCACTTGAAATCTATAGTTTTTTTAGCACCCATCTGTTCTTGACTGGGAATTTTATGCAAGGATTTCCTCACCATATTATTGTCCTGTTTGATTCAGTAGTTTTCCCTCCACAAGTATATCAACAAAAGGCCAACGGGAGGTTTTCAAAATGAGAAAAGTGCTATGGCATTCAAAATCCAATACATCTACAAAGTGTCCAAAATCATGGCACCATTTGCTAATATCATCGAGaaaatgatcaaaatggtccCTAATTGTATGGACTTTGGATCCATTTGATTCCTTATATATAACACCTAATGAAAAAGGCACATAGTGTATCGCAAAATCGGATGATCTAGGTAAATAGTCACTTTTAGGTCGGT is a genomic window of Nicotiana tabacum cultivar K326 chromosome 16, ASM71507v2, whole genome shotgun sequence containing:
- the LOC107777879 gene encoding cytochrome b-c1 complex subunit Rieske-3, mitochondrial, which translates into the protein MLRIAGRKLSSSAATRSSSAFFTRNPFTFTDDSSSPARSPSPASLASQFLDQFRGFSSNSVSPAHQTGLVSDLPATVAAIKNPSSKIVYDDSNHERYPPGDPSKRAFAYFVLTGGRFVYASLVRLLILKFVLSMSASKDVLALASLEVDLSSIEPGTTVTVKWRGKPVFIRRRTEEDINLANSVDLGSLRDPQQDAERVKNPEWLVVIGVCTHLGCIPLPNAGDFGGWFCPCHGSHYDISGRIRKGPAPYNLEVPTYSFMEENKLLIG